A genomic stretch from Perognathus longimembris pacificus isolate PPM17 chromosome 5, ASM2315922v1, whole genome shotgun sequence includes:
- the Prkci gene encoding protein kinase C iota type isoform X2: MITHFEPSISFEGLCNEVRDMCSFDNEQLFTMKWIDEEGDPCTVSSQLELEEAFRLYELNKDSELLIHVFPCVPERPGMPCPGEDKSIYRRGARRWRKLYCANGHTFQAKRFNRRAHCAICTDRIWGLGRQGYKCINCKLLVHKKCHKLVTIECGRHSLPPEPMMPMDQSSMHSDHAQTVIPYNPSSHESLDQVGEEKEAMNTRESGKASSSLGLQDFDLLRVIGRGSYAKVLLVRLKKTDRIYAMKVVKKELVNDDEDIDWVQTEKHVFEQASNHPFLVGLHSCFQTESRLFFVIEYVNGGDLMFHMQRQRKLPEEHARFYSAEISLALNYLHERGIIYRDLKLDNVLLDSEGHIKLTDYGMCKEGLRPGDTTSTFCGTPNYIAPEILRGEDYGFSVDWWALGVLMFEMMAGRSPFDIVGSSDNPDQNTEDYLFQVILEKQIRIPRSLSVKAASVLKSFLNKDPKERLGCHPQTGFADIQGHPFFRNVDWDMMEQKQVVPPFKPNISGEFGLDNFDSQFTNEPVQLTPDDDDIVRKIDQSEFEGFEYINPLLMSAEECV; the protein is encoded by the exons ATGATAACACATTTTGAGCCTTCCATCTCCTTTGAGGGCCTTTGCAATGAGGTTCGGGACATGTGTTCTTTTGACAACGAGCAGCTTTTCACCATGAAATGGATAGATGAGGAAG gaGACCCATGTACAGTATCATCTCAGTTGGAGCTAGAAGAAGCCTTTCGACTTTATGAGCTAAACAAGGATTCTGAACTCTTGATTCATG taTTTCCTTGTGTGCCAGAACGTCCTGGAATGCCTTGCCCAGGGGAAGACA aaTCCATCTACCGTAGGGGTGCACGTCGCTGGAGAAAGCTTTATTGTGCAAATGGTCACACTTTTCAAGCCAAACGCTTCAACCGG CGTGCTCACTGTGCCATTTGCACAGATCGCATATGGGGACTTGGACGCCAGGGGTACAAGTGCATCAACTGCAAACTACTGGTTCATAAGAAGTGCCACAAGCTGGTCACAATTGAATGTGGGCGGCATTCTCTACCCCCG GAACCAATGATGCCAATGGATCAGTCTTCCATGCACTCAGACCATGCACAGACAG TAATTCCATATAATCCTTCCAGTCATGAGAGTTTGGACCAAGTTGGTGAAGAAAAAGAG GCAATGAACACCAGAGAAAGTGGCAAAGCTTCATCCAGTTTAGGTCTCCAGGATTTTGATTTGCTTCGGGTAATAGGGAGAGGAAGTTATGCCAAAGTACTGTTGGTTCGATTAAAAAAAACGGATCGTATTTATGCAATGAAAGTTGTGAAAAAAGAGCTTGTCAATGATGACGAG GATATTGATTGGGTGCAGACAGAGAAGCATGTTTTTGAGCAGGCGTCCAATCATCCTTTTCTTGTTGGGCTGCATTCTTGCTTTCAGACTGAAAGcag ATTGTTCTTTGTTATAGAGTATGTAAATGGAGGAGATCTAATGTTTCATATGCAGCGACAAAGAAAACTTCCTGAAGAACATGCCag GTTTTACTCTGCAGAAATTAGTCTAGCTTTAAATTATCTTCATGAGCGAGGGATAATTTACAGAGATTTGAAATTGGACAATGTATTGCTGGACTCGGAAGGGCACATTAAGCTCACTGACTATGGCATGTGTAAG gAAGGTTTGCGGCCTGGAGATACAACCAGTACTTTTTGTGGTACTCCCAATTACATTGCTCCTGAAATTTTAAGAGGAGAAGATTAtg GTTTCAGTGTTGACTGGTGGGCTCTTGGAGTTCTGATGTTTGAGATGATGGCTGGAAGGTCTCCATTTGATATCGTCGGGAGCTCTGATAACCCTGATCAAAACACAGAAGATTATCTTTTCCAAG ttattttagaaaaacaaattcgAATACCACGTTCTCTATCTGTAAAAGCTGCAAGTGTTCTTAAGAGTTTTCTCAACAAG GACCCAAAGGAGCGGCTGGGTTGTCATCCTCAAACGGGATTTGCTGATATTCAGGGACACCCATTCTTTCGAAATGTTGACTGGGATATG ATGGAGCAAAAACAGGTGGTACCTCCCTTTAAACCAAATATTTCTGGAGAATTTGGTTTGGACAACTTTGATTCTCAGTTTACTAATGAACCTGTCCAGCTTACTCCAGATGATGA